One stretch of Tachysurus fulvidraco isolate hzauxx_2018 chromosome 12, HZAU_PFXX_2.0, whole genome shotgun sequence DNA includes these proteins:
- the mis18bp1 gene encoding mis18-binding protein 1 isoform X3, with product MYVSPAKCPLLHELYYRTPVQTSRLDTPECGMADSRAHTNRLIRSCTTVAMNSTVKDHQIGAESIGAMSCELSTINNSVLSFKRVTDTPAKVFARLKAKVQQLNPVEHRKESVVPVHPDRGVSLSKNILQPLDDDHAASEGQDTYVLTLSPPESTSKRSEDTQMPSLLDREPHNPVLGHKPVIVLEKTLTETFAQVKPQQNKSRMNSRNKSTAQDAYVLIERMPHDLLAQRGPAKPIQLMNHGKNRIAGDHGVFGEMSVRDDLEGAVYDDSNRENTLQGLDNAAQSQPVPQRPEKMSNGQSVCLEAAPRSVPNPMEDSLLQQSPRISIPRKQMSAVKSKHQIKEIDKALDGKTSVNLIHLRDWILKLHNKELIVDGIRLDNKIPWHSSCITERVSSNIVKTASGGTYVLVGKMSHYHSSSFPQWFKKKFLSGFPEMWKEYLNKLLMDNERSGKNRQRISSAPTKQKCPAKQLKSTPVGSSGSVQPHSAPVSRSGRLIKPPLEYWRGGRITVGPDMNVTVHEDYTSTSILLTPKTRPVVILKPLKLPTDLPMYKSPEMKDSSDEDTLAPRRRVKQHKSWRTVGTKSSGNASQKSSHDAVFNSDSGSEKATAKQPSPPKAQSEQMYLRKGRSYSRERTSNGSESEVTKFVASAEVGFSAVQAPLGKIKTRLNQKNLQKVIPSEKLSTSSSDSNTSSSQSQIRNIADQVFSPPDSTKRFRRKGSKHESKLVPPAATMSETEDDTLLRREIEVTKTRNTQRQKKAPKKNENYEMVDAGQESPHSEQKREDKNNSLKSTLKRMQQKQNSGVSERTKNGHIRQVDKHTEQSEKTDNLQPSVPGNTGKKPEPSVSSKTSRRNNKEQTAKHPSMEIDAIDGAWTDQELQKLNEAVNSLPKNKRGYWVNVSLVVGTRSAEECQKQYTTLYQNHRRSKEKRKAKTVKTNEPAKETAPITAKVGTLKRKKQMWEFLDHRPKDDHDDVFAGSPMRNKQIKQLPVWSTNGDEPDFGHLQNPQTPSSSMFSSVKTPQCLHITPGMLRSVNRDNNDKYIYHLQKVKRQDKNSRKSSPKDKFTSVLSERKNKKRCVAEDDNFVVWNMLSDKDGPSLREEEEEEEDDYFMDEY from the exons ATGTATGTGTCGCCAGCCAAGTGTCCTTTGCTCCATGAGCTTTATTACAGGACTCCTGTACAAACAAGCAGATTGGATACTCCTGAGTGTGGCATGGCTGACAGCCGAGCACATACAAATAGGCTAATCAGGAGCTGCACTACAGTGGCGATGAATTCCACAGTAAAGGATCATCAGATCGGAGCCGAGTCCATCGGAGCCATGAGCTGTGAGCTCAGTACCATTAACAATTCTGTGCTGTCTTTCAAACGAGTTACCGACACACCAGCAAAAGTCTTTGCCAGACTAAAAGCCAAAGTTCAACAGCTGAACCCAGTAGAGCACAGAAAAGAGAGTGTCGTACCTGTACATCCAGATAGGGGTGTCTCATTATCTAAAAATATTCTGCAGCCACTAGATGATGATCATGCCGCATCAGAAGGACAGGATACATATGTGCTGACACTTTCACCTCCTGAGTCCACAAGCAAACGCTCAGAAGATACCCAAATGCCATCACTTCTTGACAGAGAACCCCATAATCCTGTCTTGGGTCACA aacCTGTTATTGTACTTGAGAAGACGCTCACTGAAACCTTTGCCCAGGTAAAACCGCAGCAAAATAAAAGTAGAATGAATAGCAGGAACAAGTCCACAGCCCAAG ATGCATATGTTCTAATTGAGCGTATGCCTCATGACTTGCTTGCTCAGCGAGGGCCTGCAAAGCCAATTCAGTTAATGAATCATGGCAAAAATAGAA TTGCAGGTGATCATGGGGTATTTGGTGAGATGAGTGTAAGGGACGATTTAGAAGGTGCAGTATATGATGACAGCAATAGGGAGAATACACTTCAGGGCTTGGACAATGCTGCCCAAAGCCAGCCAGTGCCACAGAGACCAGAGAAAATGTCTAATGGGCAATCTGTGTGTTTAGAAGCAGCACCTCGCTCCGTTCCTAATCCGATGGAGGATTCTCTCCTGCAGCAATCACCCCGAATCTCCATCCCCAGGAAGCAAATGTCAGCTGTTAAGTCCAAACATCAGATTAAAGAAATAGATAAAGCTCTGGATGGAAAGACAAGT GTGAACTTGATTCATTTACGAGATTGGATCTTGAAGCTACACAACAAAGAACTTATTGTTGATGGCATTCGATT AGACAACAAGATCCCTTGGCACAGTAGTTGCATCACTGAGCGAGTTTCAAGTAACATTGTTAAGACCGCATCTGGTGGGACTTATGTTCTTGTTGGAAAGATGTCACACTACCACAGTTCAT CATTTCCGCAATGGTTTAAGAAGAAGTTTCTTTCCGGCTTTCCGGAAATGTGGAAGGAATACCTGAATAAATTATTGATGGATAATGAAAG AAGCGGAAAAAATCGACAGAGGATCAGTTCTGCACCTACAAAACAGAAATGCCCCGCCAAACAACTAAAGTCAACCC CTGTTGGCTCCTCAGGCAGTGTGCAGCCTCACAGTGCTCCAGTTTCCCGCAGTGGCCGTCTCATCAAACCTCCTCTGGAGTACTGGAGAGGAGGCAGGATCACTGTAGGGCCTGATATGAATGTTACGGTCCATGAGGATTATACGTCAACCTCCATTTTATTGACG CCGAAAACAAGACCAGTTGTAATTTTAAAGCCTCTAAAATTGCCTACAGATCTGCCCATGTACAAATCTCCTG AAATGAAAGACAGCAGTGATGAAGATACTTTGGCACCAAGGAGACGCGTTAAACAGCATAAATCTTGGAGGACTGTTGGAACCAAATCCAGTGGAAATGCTTCACAGAAGTCATCTCATGATGCAGTTTTCAATTCTGACTCTGGATCTGAAAAAGCCACAGCCAAGCAGCCTTCTCCTCCGAAAGCACAGTCTGAGCAAATGTACCTAAGGAAGGGAAGGTCATATTCAAGAGAGAGAACCTCTAATGGCTCAGAGTCTGAGGTGACCAAGTTTGTTGCTTCAGCTGAAGTTGGTTTTTCTGCAGTCCAGGCACCTTTGGGAAAAATTAAAACACGGCTTAACCAGAAGAATCTGCAGAAAGTAATTCCTAGTGAGAAGCTCTCCACTTCAAGTTCAGACTCCAACACCAGTTCCTCTCAATCTCAAATTCGGAATATTGCAGATCAAGTATTTTCACCTCCAGACTCTACAAAAAGATTCAGAAGAAAAGGCTCGAAGCATGAAAGCAAACTAGTTCCTCCAGCTGCAACCATGTCCGAAACAGAGGACGATACCTTGCTGCGTAGAGAAATCGAAGTGACCAAAACAAGGAATACACAGAGACAAAAGAAGGCTCCAAAGAAAAATGAGAATTATGAGATGGTTGATGCTGGTCAAGAAAGTCCACATTCTGAACAGAAAAGAGAAGATAAAAACAACAGTTTAAAGTCTACTCTGAAGAGGATGCAACAAAAGCAAAATTCAGGCGTTTCAGAAAGGACAAAGAATGGACATATCCGCCAAGTTGATAAACATACTGAGCAATCTGAAAAGACAGATAATCTTCAGCCTTCTGTGCCAGGTAATACTGGCAAGAAACCAGAGCCATCAGTAAGCAGTAAAACAAGCAGAAGAAACAACAAGGAGCAAACTGCAAAGCACCCTTCAATGGAAATAGATGCGATAGATGGAGCATGGACCGATCAAGAGCTGCAGAAACTTAATGA GGCTGTGAACTCCTTGCCCAAGAACAAGCGTGGTTACTGGGTAAATGTCTCACTGGTAGTTGGCACTCGTTCAGCTGAGGAATGCCAGAAACAGTACACCACACTGTACCAAAATCACAGACGATCCAAAGAGAAACGTAAGGCAAAGACAGTTAAAACGAATGAACCAG CAAAAGAAACAGCTCCTATTACCGCTAAGGTAGGAACGCttaagaggaagaaacagaTGTGGGAATTTTTGGATCATAGGCCCAAAGATGACCATGATGATGTCTTTGCCGGCTCACCAATGCGCAATAAGCAAATCAAG CAGTTGCCTGTATGGTCAACAAATGGAGATGAGCCAGATTTTGGCCATCTACAAAATCCACAAACCCCCAGCTCAAGCATGTTTTCTTCAGTAAAAACACCTCAGTGTTTGCACATTACTCCCGGGATGCTGCGCTCCGTCAACAG GGACAACAATGATAAGTATATTTACCACCTACAGAAGGTAAAAAGGCAAGACAAAAATAGCAGAAAAAGCAGCCCTAAG GACAAGTTCACATCTGTTCTGTCagaaaggaaaaacaagaaGAGATGTGTTG CTGAAGATGATAACTTTGTTGTTTGGAACATGCTCTCTGACAAGGATGGTCCGTCActgagagaagaagaggaagaagaggaggatgatTATTTTATGGATGAATACTGA
- the mis18bp1 gene encoding mis18-binding protein 1 isoform X6, giving the protein MYVSPAKCPLLHELYYRTPVQTSRLDTPECGMADSRAHTNRLIRSCTTVAMNSTVKDHQIGAESIGAMSCELSTINNSVLSFKRVTDTPAKVFARLKAKVQQLNPVEHRKESVVPVHPDRGVSLSKNILQPLDDDHAASEGQDTYVLTLSPPESTSKRSEDTQMPSLLDREPHNPVLGHKPVIVLEKTLTETFAQVKPQQNKSRMNSRNKSTAQEAAPRSVPNPMEDSLLQQSPRISIPRKQMSAVKSKHQIKEIDKALDGKTSVNLIHLRDWILKLHNKELIVDGIRLDNKIPWHSSCITERVSSNIVKTASGGTYVLVGKMSHYHSSSFPQWFKKKFLSGFPEMWKEYLNKLLMDNERSGKNRQRISSAPTKQKCPAKQLKSTPVGSSGSVQPHSAPVSRSGRLIKPPLEYWRGGRITVGPDMNVTVHEDYTSTSILLTPKTRPVVILKPLKLPTDLPMYKSPEMKDSSDEDTLAPRRRVKQHKSWRTVGTKSSGNASQKSSHDAVFNSDSGSEKATAKQPSPPKAQSEQMYLRKGRSYSRERTSNGSESEVTKFVASAEVGFSAVQAPLGKIKTRLNQKNLQKVIPSEKLSTSSSDSNTSSSQSQIRNIADQVFSPPDSTKRFRRKGSKHESKLVPPAATMSETEDDTLLRREIEVTKTRNTQRQKKAPKKNENYEMVDAGQESPHSEQKREDKNNSLKSTLKRMQQKQNSGVSERTKNGHIRQVDKHTEQSEKTDNLQPSVPGNTGKKPEPSVSSKTSRRNNKEQTAKHPSMEIDAIDGAWTDQELQKLNEAVNSLPKNKRGYWVNVSLVVGTRSAEECQKQYTTLYQNHRRSKEKRKAKTVKTNEPAKETAPITAKVGTLKRKKQMWEFLDHRPKDDHDDVFAGSPMRNKQIKQLPVWSTNGDEPDFGHLQNPQTPSSSMFSSVKTPQCLHITPGMLRSVNRDNNDKYIYHLQKVKRQDKNSRKSSPKQDKFTSVLSERKNKKRCVAEDDNFVVWNMLSDKDGPSLREEEEEEEDDYFMDEY; this is encoded by the exons ATGTATGTGTCGCCAGCCAAGTGTCCTTTGCTCCATGAGCTTTATTACAGGACTCCTGTACAAACAAGCAGATTGGATACTCCTGAGTGTGGCATGGCTGACAGCCGAGCACATACAAATAGGCTAATCAGGAGCTGCACTACAGTGGCGATGAATTCCACAGTAAAGGATCATCAGATCGGAGCCGAGTCCATCGGAGCCATGAGCTGTGAGCTCAGTACCATTAACAATTCTGTGCTGTCTTTCAAACGAGTTACCGACACACCAGCAAAAGTCTTTGCCAGACTAAAAGCCAAAGTTCAACAGCTGAACCCAGTAGAGCACAGAAAAGAGAGTGTCGTACCTGTACATCCAGATAGGGGTGTCTCATTATCTAAAAATATTCTGCAGCCACTAGATGATGATCATGCCGCATCAGAAGGACAGGATACATATGTGCTGACACTTTCACCTCCTGAGTCCACAAGCAAACGCTCAGAAGATACCCAAATGCCATCACTTCTTGACAGAGAACCCCATAATCCTGTCTTGGGTCACA aacCTGTTATTGTACTTGAGAAGACGCTCACTGAAACCTTTGCCCAGGTAAAACCGCAGCAAAATAAAAGTAGAATGAATAGCAGGAACAAGTCCACAGCCCAAG AAGCAGCACCTCGCTCCGTTCCTAATCCGATGGAGGATTCTCTCCTGCAGCAATCACCCCGAATCTCCATCCCCAGGAAGCAAATGTCAGCTGTTAAGTCCAAACATCAGATTAAAGAAATAGATAAAGCTCTGGATGGAAAGACAAGT GTGAACTTGATTCATTTACGAGATTGGATCTTGAAGCTACACAACAAAGAACTTATTGTTGATGGCATTCGATT AGACAACAAGATCCCTTGGCACAGTAGTTGCATCACTGAGCGAGTTTCAAGTAACATTGTTAAGACCGCATCTGGTGGGACTTATGTTCTTGTTGGAAAGATGTCACACTACCACAGTTCAT CATTTCCGCAATGGTTTAAGAAGAAGTTTCTTTCCGGCTTTCCGGAAATGTGGAAGGAATACCTGAATAAATTATTGATGGATAATGAAAG AAGCGGAAAAAATCGACAGAGGATCAGTTCTGCACCTACAAAACAGAAATGCCCCGCCAAACAACTAAAGTCAACCC CTGTTGGCTCCTCAGGCAGTGTGCAGCCTCACAGTGCTCCAGTTTCCCGCAGTGGCCGTCTCATCAAACCTCCTCTGGAGTACTGGAGAGGAGGCAGGATCACTGTAGGGCCTGATATGAATGTTACGGTCCATGAGGATTATACGTCAACCTCCATTTTATTGACG CCGAAAACAAGACCAGTTGTAATTTTAAAGCCTCTAAAATTGCCTACAGATCTGCCCATGTACAAATCTCCTG AAATGAAAGACAGCAGTGATGAAGATACTTTGGCACCAAGGAGACGCGTTAAACAGCATAAATCTTGGAGGACTGTTGGAACCAAATCCAGTGGAAATGCTTCACAGAAGTCATCTCATGATGCAGTTTTCAATTCTGACTCTGGATCTGAAAAAGCCACAGCCAAGCAGCCTTCTCCTCCGAAAGCACAGTCTGAGCAAATGTACCTAAGGAAGGGAAGGTCATATTCAAGAGAGAGAACCTCTAATGGCTCAGAGTCTGAGGTGACCAAGTTTGTTGCTTCAGCTGAAGTTGGTTTTTCTGCAGTCCAGGCACCTTTGGGAAAAATTAAAACACGGCTTAACCAGAAGAATCTGCAGAAAGTAATTCCTAGTGAGAAGCTCTCCACTTCAAGTTCAGACTCCAACACCAGTTCCTCTCAATCTCAAATTCGGAATATTGCAGATCAAGTATTTTCACCTCCAGACTCTACAAAAAGATTCAGAAGAAAAGGCTCGAAGCATGAAAGCAAACTAGTTCCTCCAGCTGCAACCATGTCCGAAACAGAGGACGATACCTTGCTGCGTAGAGAAATCGAAGTGACCAAAACAAGGAATACACAGAGACAAAAGAAGGCTCCAAAGAAAAATGAGAATTATGAGATGGTTGATGCTGGTCAAGAAAGTCCACATTCTGAACAGAAAAGAGAAGATAAAAACAACAGTTTAAAGTCTACTCTGAAGAGGATGCAACAAAAGCAAAATTCAGGCGTTTCAGAAAGGACAAAGAATGGACATATCCGCCAAGTTGATAAACATACTGAGCAATCTGAAAAGACAGATAATCTTCAGCCTTCTGTGCCAGGTAATACTGGCAAGAAACCAGAGCCATCAGTAAGCAGTAAAACAAGCAGAAGAAACAACAAGGAGCAAACTGCAAAGCACCCTTCAATGGAAATAGATGCGATAGATGGAGCATGGACCGATCAAGAGCTGCAGAAACTTAATGA GGCTGTGAACTCCTTGCCCAAGAACAAGCGTGGTTACTGGGTAAATGTCTCACTGGTAGTTGGCACTCGTTCAGCTGAGGAATGCCAGAAACAGTACACCACACTGTACCAAAATCACAGACGATCCAAAGAGAAACGTAAGGCAAAGACAGTTAAAACGAATGAACCAG CAAAAGAAACAGCTCCTATTACCGCTAAGGTAGGAACGCttaagaggaagaaacagaTGTGGGAATTTTTGGATCATAGGCCCAAAGATGACCATGATGATGTCTTTGCCGGCTCACCAATGCGCAATAAGCAAATCAAG CAGTTGCCTGTATGGTCAACAAATGGAGATGAGCCAGATTTTGGCCATCTACAAAATCCACAAACCCCCAGCTCAAGCATGTTTTCTTCAGTAAAAACACCTCAGTGTTTGCACATTACTCCCGGGATGCTGCGCTCCGTCAACAG GGACAACAATGATAAGTATATTTACCACCTACAGAAGGTAAAAAGGCAAGACAAAAATAGCAGAAAAAGCAGCCCTAAG CAGGACAAGTTCACATCTGTTCTGTCagaaaggaaaaacaagaaGAGATGTGTTG CTGAAGATGATAACTTTGTTGTTTGGAACATGCTCTCTGACAAGGATGGTCCGTCActgagagaagaagaggaagaagaggaggatgatTATTTTATGGATGAATACTGA
- the mis18bp1 gene encoding mis18-binding protein 1 isoform X2, translated as MYVSPAKCPLLHELYYRTPVQTSRLDTPECGMADSRAHTNRLIRSCTTVAMNSTVKDHQIGAESIGAMSCELSTINNSVLSFKRVTDTPAKVFARLKAKVQQLNPVEHRKESVVPVHPDRGVSLSKNILQPLDDDHAASEGQDTYVLTLSPPESTSKRSEDTQMPSLLDREPHNPVLGHKPVIVLEKTLTETFAQVKPQQNKSRMNSRNKSTAQDAYVLIERMPHDLLAQRGPAKPIQLMNHGKNRIAGDHGVFGEMSVRDDLEGAVYDDSNRENTLQGLDNAAQSQPVPQRPEKMSNGQSVCLEAAPRSVPNPMEDSLLQQSPRISIPRKQMSAVKSKHQIKEIDKALDGKTSVNLIHLRDWILKLHNKELIVDGIRLDNKIPWHSSCITERVSSNIVKTASGGTYVLVGKMSHYHSSSFPQWFKKKFLSGFPEMWKEYLNKLLMDNERSGKNRQRISSAPTKQKCPAKQLKSTPVGSSGSVQPHSAPVSRSGRLIKPPLEYWRGGRITVGPDMNVTVHEDYTSTSILLTPKTRPVVILKPLKLPTDLPMYKSPEMKDSSDEDTLAPRRRVKQHKSWRTVGTKSSGNASQKSSHDAVFNSDSGSEKATAKQPSPPKAQSEQMYLRKGRSYSRERTSNGSESEVTKFVASAEVGFSAVQAPLGKIKTRLNQKNLQKVIPSEKLSTSSSDSNTSSSQSQIRNIADQVFSPPDSTKRFRRKGSKHESKLVPPAATMSETEDDTLLRREIEVTKTRNTQRQKKAPKKNENYEMVDAGQESPHSEQKREDKNNSLKSTLKRMQQKQNSGVSERTKNGHIRQVDKHTEQSEKTDNLQPSVPGNTGKKPEPSVSSKTSRRNNKEQTAKHPSMEIDAIDGAWTDQELQKLNEAVNSLPKNKRGYWVNVSLVVGTRSAEECQKQYTTLYQNHRRSKEKRKAKTVKTNEPAKETAPITAKVGTLKRKKQMWEFLDHRPKDDHDDVFAGSPMRNKQIKLPVWSTNGDEPDFGHLQNPQTPSSSMFSSVKTPQCLHITPGMLRSVNRDNNDKYIYHLQKVKRQDKNSRKSSPKQDKFTSVLSERKNKKRCVAEDDNFVVWNMLSDKDGPSLREEEEEEEDDYFMDEY; from the exons ATGTATGTGTCGCCAGCCAAGTGTCCTTTGCTCCATGAGCTTTATTACAGGACTCCTGTACAAACAAGCAGATTGGATACTCCTGAGTGTGGCATGGCTGACAGCCGAGCACATACAAATAGGCTAATCAGGAGCTGCACTACAGTGGCGATGAATTCCACAGTAAAGGATCATCAGATCGGAGCCGAGTCCATCGGAGCCATGAGCTGTGAGCTCAGTACCATTAACAATTCTGTGCTGTCTTTCAAACGAGTTACCGACACACCAGCAAAAGTCTTTGCCAGACTAAAAGCCAAAGTTCAACAGCTGAACCCAGTAGAGCACAGAAAAGAGAGTGTCGTACCTGTACATCCAGATAGGGGTGTCTCATTATCTAAAAATATTCTGCAGCCACTAGATGATGATCATGCCGCATCAGAAGGACAGGATACATATGTGCTGACACTTTCACCTCCTGAGTCCACAAGCAAACGCTCAGAAGATACCCAAATGCCATCACTTCTTGACAGAGAACCCCATAATCCTGTCTTGGGTCACA aacCTGTTATTGTACTTGAGAAGACGCTCACTGAAACCTTTGCCCAGGTAAAACCGCAGCAAAATAAAAGTAGAATGAATAGCAGGAACAAGTCCACAGCCCAAG ATGCATATGTTCTAATTGAGCGTATGCCTCATGACTTGCTTGCTCAGCGAGGGCCTGCAAAGCCAATTCAGTTAATGAATCATGGCAAAAATAGAA TTGCAGGTGATCATGGGGTATTTGGTGAGATGAGTGTAAGGGACGATTTAGAAGGTGCAGTATATGATGACAGCAATAGGGAGAATACACTTCAGGGCTTGGACAATGCTGCCCAAAGCCAGCCAGTGCCACAGAGACCAGAGAAAATGTCTAATGGGCAATCTGTGTGTTTAGAAGCAGCACCTCGCTCCGTTCCTAATCCGATGGAGGATTCTCTCCTGCAGCAATCACCCCGAATCTCCATCCCCAGGAAGCAAATGTCAGCTGTTAAGTCCAAACATCAGATTAAAGAAATAGATAAAGCTCTGGATGGAAAGACAAGT GTGAACTTGATTCATTTACGAGATTGGATCTTGAAGCTACACAACAAAGAACTTATTGTTGATGGCATTCGATT AGACAACAAGATCCCTTGGCACAGTAGTTGCATCACTGAGCGAGTTTCAAGTAACATTGTTAAGACCGCATCTGGTGGGACTTATGTTCTTGTTGGAAAGATGTCACACTACCACAGTTCAT CATTTCCGCAATGGTTTAAGAAGAAGTTTCTTTCCGGCTTTCCGGAAATGTGGAAGGAATACCTGAATAAATTATTGATGGATAATGAAAG AAGCGGAAAAAATCGACAGAGGATCAGTTCTGCACCTACAAAACAGAAATGCCCCGCCAAACAACTAAAGTCAACCC CTGTTGGCTCCTCAGGCAGTGTGCAGCCTCACAGTGCTCCAGTTTCCCGCAGTGGCCGTCTCATCAAACCTCCTCTGGAGTACTGGAGAGGAGGCAGGATCACTGTAGGGCCTGATATGAATGTTACGGTCCATGAGGATTATACGTCAACCTCCATTTTATTGACG CCGAAAACAAGACCAGTTGTAATTTTAAAGCCTCTAAAATTGCCTACAGATCTGCCCATGTACAAATCTCCTG AAATGAAAGACAGCAGTGATGAAGATACTTTGGCACCAAGGAGACGCGTTAAACAGCATAAATCTTGGAGGACTGTTGGAACCAAATCCAGTGGAAATGCTTCACAGAAGTCATCTCATGATGCAGTTTTCAATTCTGACTCTGGATCTGAAAAAGCCACAGCCAAGCAGCCTTCTCCTCCGAAAGCACAGTCTGAGCAAATGTACCTAAGGAAGGGAAGGTCATATTCAAGAGAGAGAACCTCTAATGGCTCAGAGTCTGAGGTGACCAAGTTTGTTGCTTCAGCTGAAGTTGGTTTTTCTGCAGTCCAGGCACCTTTGGGAAAAATTAAAACACGGCTTAACCAGAAGAATCTGCAGAAAGTAATTCCTAGTGAGAAGCTCTCCACTTCAAGTTCAGACTCCAACACCAGTTCCTCTCAATCTCAAATTCGGAATATTGCAGATCAAGTATTTTCACCTCCAGACTCTACAAAAAGATTCAGAAGAAAAGGCTCGAAGCATGAAAGCAAACTAGTTCCTCCAGCTGCAACCATGTCCGAAACAGAGGACGATACCTTGCTGCGTAGAGAAATCGAAGTGACCAAAACAAGGAATACACAGAGACAAAAGAAGGCTCCAAAGAAAAATGAGAATTATGAGATGGTTGATGCTGGTCAAGAAAGTCCACATTCTGAACAGAAAAGAGAAGATAAAAACAACAGTTTAAAGTCTACTCTGAAGAGGATGCAACAAAAGCAAAATTCAGGCGTTTCAGAAAGGACAAAGAATGGACATATCCGCCAAGTTGATAAACATACTGAGCAATCTGAAAAGACAGATAATCTTCAGCCTTCTGTGCCAGGTAATACTGGCAAGAAACCAGAGCCATCAGTAAGCAGTAAAACAAGCAGAAGAAACAACAAGGAGCAAACTGCAAAGCACCCTTCAATGGAAATAGATGCGATAGATGGAGCATGGACCGATCAAGAGCTGCAGAAACTTAATGA GGCTGTGAACTCCTTGCCCAAGAACAAGCGTGGTTACTGGGTAAATGTCTCACTGGTAGTTGGCACTCGTTCAGCTGAGGAATGCCAGAAACAGTACACCACACTGTACCAAAATCACAGACGATCCAAAGAGAAACGTAAGGCAAAGACAGTTAAAACGAATGAACCAG CAAAAGAAACAGCTCCTATTACCGCTAAGGTAGGAACGCttaagaggaagaaacagaTGTGGGAATTTTTGGATCATAGGCCCAAAGATGACCATGATGATGTCTTTGCCGGCTCACCAATGCGCAATAAGCAAATCAAG TTGCCTGTATGGTCAACAAATGGAGATGAGCCAGATTTTGGCCATCTACAAAATCCACAAACCCCCAGCTCAAGCATGTTTTCTTCAGTAAAAACACCTCAGTGTTTGCACATTACTCCCGGGATGCTGCGCTCCGTCAACAG GGACAACAATGATAAGTATATTTACCACCTACAGAAGGTAAAAAGGCAAGACAAAAATAGCAGAAAAAGCAGCCCTAAG CAGGACAAGTTCACATCTGTTCTGTCagaaaggaaaaacaagaaGAGATGTGTTG CTGAAGATGATAACTTTGTTGTTTGGAACATGCTCTCTGACAAGGATGGTCCGTCActgagagaagaagaggaagaagaggaggatgatTATTTTATGGATGAATACTGA